The nucleotide window ATCTAATCCTTTATTCATTAAAATTAATTCAATGGCTTCTCTAAAAGTTTTATCTTTCAGGTTTAGCGTTAATTGCCCGCCTACCGAATCATCAATCATTATATCTATTCCGGTAAGTTCTGATAATCCCCGAATAACATTGACCACATCTTCTTCAAAGATATTTAAATTAACCGGCTCGGTATAGGTATCTAAAATGGATATCTGCGGTGCTTCTTCTTTTTCAATTTTTACTGCCTCGCTTTTTACCGGCGTTACCGTAAAGATCTGTTCTTCGGGCGCTTTAAATTCGGTGTAATCATAAACATCAATATAAATCAATCGGCTATCAGACGATAAACTTACTTCATAGTCGGATTTTTGGAACAAATCAACTACGAATCGGGTAATAGGAACAGGTTCAATTTCAAATTGCCCGCATCTTACCTGTTTAATCGTACCCATATTTAAAAATAAGATATTCTTAACTAAGTCATCAATGCGATAGTTGGCATTCTTTACGTCGATGACTATTCTCTCCGGTGCCTCCACATAAGAAACCTCATATTCTGAAATAACTCCACTTGCTTTAATGGTAAGGTGGGTATAATTGGGTAATTTTTTATACCAGATATTAGTAAACAAAATATTCTGTGCACTAACATTTACCACAAATAAAGTTATTAAAAATAAAACCAAAATAAAAAGCAAGAAAGTTCTTTTTCTACTTTTGTGATTCATCTGCTAAATCTTCACCTCCTAATTTTACTGGGAAAAAGTATCCGTTATAGTCAATAATTACTTCATCCTTCTTTATCTCTTTCACGATATATCTATCTAATAAAATATCATACAGGTGCGCAATAAAAGTTTCTTCATTCATGACAATAATGGCTACCATATTATCTTTAGAGCCGATTATCCCGGTTAATTTTGTACCCGGGGGGAGTGTGGGTTTGGGGAATTTTATCACACTTCCCTCTCCCTCTTTCCCTTCCTCTTCAGTCTCTGCTGTTTCTTCCAAAAAGTAAGAAGTGCTTACCTTCTGAAAAGGATTTCGATTGCTGGGAGGCTCATACGGCTCATAGGTAAATATTTTTTCTTCATATCCCTGTTTTCTCTTTTCCATTTCTATTTCAAAGGGGGTCTTTTCCTTGATCACCGGTTCAGCTTCTGCTTTAAGTGTATCTGTTGTCCTATTTACAACATGGGTAGGTACCGCCACCGATACGGCCGTGGGAGATTGTGTCTTGGCACTTTCCGGAAATAGGAGAGGATATCCCCACCAATAAAATGCGCCGGCTGCCAATAAAAGAACTAATAAAAATATCAATATTTTACTATTCCTCCCACTGGAAGTAGATCTTTTAAATAAATTTCCGATAGATATTTTTCTCATACTTTATTCAGAACCCTCTTTTCTTAGGACATAGGTAAACATATTTACAGCAATATTTAATTTATCGGCTTCATTTCCTGCTTTACTCAATTTCAAGGACTGAACATCAATTACTCGTGGTAGGTTTTCTATGCGGTCTAAATAGGCTATTAAATCAAAGTAGCTGGCGGTTAAGCTCATAACGAGGGGCATTTTCCCGTAAATCCTATCTTTATCCCAGGAAATATTTTGGGGAGTAAAAGTAGTAAAATCAACATTAAATTCGGTAAGCGTATCCTGCATCATGACCAATAGGTCAGGGATCTCTTTTTCCTTAGGCAGCATAACTTCCAGGAATTCCAATTTCTGTAATAAGGCGGCATATTCTTCCCTCAACGGACTGAGCCGTGCAGCAATTTTCTTCCCCTCAATAACTTGATTGGTTGTACGCTCGATATCTCTGTCCAATTGTTCAATTTTTTGCATTCTGGGCTGATAGACATAAGTATAGTTTATGTAAGCAAAAGCCACCAAAACAATAAAGATTATAAATGCAGTTATACCTTTAGATATTTTCATTTTACTCTACTCTCTTTGGAATAAATATTCCTGATAGTTTAAAGTTTACAATCTCAATATCCCTATCCTCTTCTTTGGCCTTATTCTTCCTAACATAGGCAAGTTCAATATTATCAAAGGTAGGATCATCTTTCAAAGCAACCATATATTTAGCTATCAAATAGTTATTATAAGTATCGGCAGTAAAATCAAAAGTCTGATTAGCGCTTAAAGAAAGATCGTTTATCCACACTTCATTCAAAAGTGAGGCACTATATTCACCTAATATCCGGGATAAACGGGATTGATTTTTAATCAAATCTTCAATAACCTGGATTCTTTCTTCTACCATTTTTTTATCTTTTTCCAGATTTTTTACTTCTTTTATTATGTTCTCAAGGGCGGCTAATTCAGCTTTTATTGTTTTAAGTTTTTGTTCTTTATAATCTATTTGTAATTCCAAATAATAATATAAATAAGCTGTACCCAATACTAAAAGTACAACAAATAAAAGAATAAAAAATCTTCTTATATTAAATTTTTCTTTTTCTTTGTACTCGATAGGTAGAAGATTAATTTTGGTCATTGTTTAATATTACCTTTCTCTCATTGCTAATCCCATTACGGTAGCCAAGGTATCTTCTAATTTTTTCAATCTCTTTACATCAAATACTCTTTCATCAACCTTTATTCTTTCCAGAGGAGTACCAATGATGACCGGAATCTCAAATTGCTCACTGAGCAACTCTTTAATATTATCTATATTAGCACAACCCCCGGATAATATCATCTGGTTATATTTAACTTTTTGACTTTGTGTCTTATAATAACTAAGTGATTTTCGTATTTCTTTGGTTATCTGATTTAATATTTTGATTATTATCTTTTCGCTTTCATTCTTTTCTTCTTCCTCTATTTCCTTCCCCAATGATATTTTAGTTTCTCTTTTCAGCTTTTCGGCTTCTTCGAAGGAGAGATTCAAAGACTTGGCGATGGCTTTGGTAATGTCGTTTCCTCCCACTAAAATATCTCTGGTAAATTTTAAATTGCCATTTTCTACCAGAGTAAGGTTGGTATTGCTCGCTCCGATGGATAGTATCATATCCACAATTGAACTATCTTGCTCTTCTTCTTTTTTTTCGGAAAGATTTTTTTGAAAGGCTCTAATATTAGCAGAGGAAACTATATCGATAATTTTGGGTTTTATTCTGGCTTTTCTTAAAATTTCCATGTAAGGCTGAATGGTGGTCTTAGGCGCAGCTACTAACAGAATTCTCATCATCTTATTTCCGTCTTTTTCTACAAATTCTTCCACTTTCTCAGCATCAATGATAGATTCATCCAAATCATAAGGGACATATTTGGGTGCTTCCCACATCACTCCGGCCATTAATTCCTTTTCTTCCATCAAAGGGAGAACAATTTCTCTAACGATCACTTTTTGCCCGGTTATAGCAATTATTGCCCTATTATCTCTAATGCCGCACTCTTTTAATAATTCAGATAAAGCTTCGGCAACCACAATGGGATTAAAAATCTCGCCGTTGGCAATAGCCCCTTCAGGGCTAAGGGTAAGTCCGTAATTTTCAAGTTCATAACCATCACTTACTTTGCGTAATTTTGCAACTTTAATCGAGCGCGAACCAAAATCAATGGCAAACATACCTACTCCTTACTTTCATCATTATCTGTATTTTATTTCTAACAACTATTTTTTCCTGTATTTCTATCCCACATCTTCTCTTCATTACTTATCACTCATTACTGGAATTATATATTTGTTATCACTCTTATTTATATACTATATTACTTTTTAAAATCCTTCTTTTTTTAAAAAATATTTTAAAAATTATTTAATATACTTCTCTCCAGGAGATTTTTTGCCAGATCGGAATGCCAGTACCAGGAACAGTAATACTGATTAAATCGGTAGCATAGGCAACATTAAAGGCAACTCCTCCGCCACCATTAAAAACTCCTGTATCAGCATAAATAGCCCCTTCGTTAATGTCAACAACACCGTTATTGGTGAAACTTCCCTCAGTTTGAATGATTCCCTCACCATGAATAGATCCTCCGTTGGTTATATTTCCTTTAGCTATCAGGCTAAGAGGGTGAACTATAAGATCATTCACTAAAGTTATACTTCCATTTCCTAATATTTGAATTGTCCCGTTAGCTACAATGGTTGCATTTTCCAGTATTAAATCAGTTTTAATAATGACATTTCCATCTATGTAATGTATACCGGTTAAATATTTTGGGTCATTAAAAATAACCGTGGTATCACCAGGTATGGCAGGGTCTGCATCATAGTAAAAACCCCCATCAACTTCTCTTTGGGCCAAATCTTGAAAATAAGGCCAATCAATATGAGGAAACTCTTCAGGCGGTACATCGCCATCACCATAATCATTCGTTCCGGTTGCGGTAGCTTCTCCATCTAAATTAAAAACGCCAGTACTTGAAACATACAAATCCCCATTGGAATGAATATTACCACTAATAGATATACCACCATTAAATTGCATATCATCGTCTGTAAAAATAGCCTTGTCATAAGTTAGACCGGGTACAGGAGTTATTCCCTTTTTTAATTTTACTTCAACTACACGATTTTGGTTATATTTGCCTCCTCCTTCTATTGTTCCGGTTGAAGTAAGGGTCTTTATTTCAGGAGGTCCGGGATCAATTTCAGAAATATCTACGTCATAAAATTCTGTAGCTGTACCTCCAGGAAGATGACCGTAAAAGTTCAAACCATCGGGATTATCTTCGGAAGAATTTAAGTACCAAATCGCTTTTTCAATACCCCCGTCTGCTTGATATAATGCTTTTGTAGAATCTCTCTGCATGGAAGACAGTTTAATATCATTGCCGGTCATTGCCATTAAGGCAATTACGAAAGTCAACATCAGAAAAATAAATATCAAAACAGATAAGAGAGCTACGCCTTTTTGATTTGAGAATAAATTTTTAAATTTATGGTATTTTATTTTATTATTCTTTTTTTTCATATTTAATTATCACCTCTCCTGATTGACCAATTAATCTTATGATCAATCCAATTAAATCATAAATTTTTCAACTATCCCGATAAGCCACGATTTCTCAAATTAATATCACTATTTAAGGTGATGTCCGGACTACTATCCTTATCTACATCTACTTGTAAATTAATATGCACCTTAGATATTTTCGACGCATCTTCCTCACTTAAGGGAAAGTTATTGATCTCGGTATCTGAGTTATCAAAGTAAGTAAAATCTAAAGTTAGTACATTATTCATCACCGTGTTACTATCTCTTTTTAAATCATTACCTGATAAAGAATAAGAAATATTGCCATGAAAAGGGGTGTGAAAATCAATAGAACTAGATAATGAACTATTTTCTACATAATTCGCTTCTCTTATCTCCCGGACCATCTGGTCCATGGAAAGGCGGGCATTCCGTTGCGCTTCAAGTTGATATTGTCCGGTCACCCAGGACCGAGTTCCTCCGGTAAAAAAAGTCGCCAATCCTAAAATAATTATCCCTAAAATAGCCACTACAATCATCATCTCGATTAAGCTAAATCCCTTTTTATTTTTAATAAATAAAATATTTGACAATTTATTGCCCCTTATCTCTTTCCTCTTCACGAGGGGGGAGAAATTGCAAGAAAATAATTAAGT belongs to Candidatus Atribacteria bacterium and includes:
- a CDS encoding prepilin-type N-terminal cleavage/methylation domain-containing protein codes for the protein MKRKEIRGNKLSNILFIKNKKGFSLIEMMIVVAILGIIILGLATFFTGGTRSWVTGQYQLEAQRNARLSMDQMVREIREANYVENSSLSSSIDFHTPFHGNISYSLSGNDLKRDSNTVMNNVLTLDFTYFDNSDTEINNFPLSEEDASKISKVHINLQVDVDKDSSPDITLNSDINLRNRGLSG
- the pilM gene encoding type IV pilus assembly protein PilM, whose translation is MFAIDFGSRSIKVAKLRKVSDGYELENYGLTLSPEGAIANGEIFNPIVVAEALSELLKECGIRDNRAIIAITGQKVIVREIVLPLMEEKELMAGVMWEAPKYVPYDLDESIIDAEKVEEFVEKDGNKMMRILLVAAPKTTIQPYMEILRKARIKPKIIDIVSSANIRAFQKNLSEKKEEEQDSSIVDMILSIGASNTNLTLVENGNLKFTRDILVGGNDITKAIAKSLNLSFEEAEKLKRETKISLGKEIEEEEKNESEKIIIKILNQITKEIRKSLSYYKTQSQKVKYNQMILSGGCANIDNIKELLSEQFEIPVIIGTPLERIKVDERVFDVKRLKKLEDTLATVMGLAMRER
- a CDS encoding type IV pilus secretin family protein — protein: MNHKSRKRTFLLFILVLFLITLFVVNVSAQNILFTNIWYKKLPNYTHLTIKASGVISEYEVSYVEAPERIVIDVKNANYRIDDLVKNILFLNMGTIKQVRCGQFEIEPVPITRFVVDLFQKSDYEVSLSSDSRLIYIDVYDYTEFKAPEEQIFTVTPVKSEAVKIEKEEAPQISILDTYTEPVNLNIFEEDVVNVIRGLSELTGIDIMIDDSVGGQLTLNLKDKTFREAIELILMNKGLD